The Verrucomicrobiota bacterium JB022 DNA window CGAAGCTTGGTCATGTAGTCGTGCTCGTCGATGCGGACCCGGAATTTGACTTCCTTGATCTTGGACGAGCTGGACGCCTTGGCCTTGTTCTCCTTCTGGCGCTTCGAAAGCTCGTACATGTACTTGCCAAAGTCCAGCACCCGGCACACCGGGGGGCGGGCATTGGGTGAGATTTCCACCAAATCGAGACCTACGGCCTTGGCCGCTTCCAACGCTTCATCCCGCGTGACCACCCCGATTTGCTTGCCATCGGGGCCAATGAGGCGCACTTCACGTGCACGAATGCGTTCATTTTTACGGACGGGGGGCTCACTACGGCCGCGACCGCGGCCTCGTCCTTTAGAACCAGGAAAATTCGCCATGTATGCTGTTTAGGGGTGTCTCTCGGTGGGATGCGGCGGCCACATTACCGCCAGGTTCGTTACATATGTGGTCAGAGAGTGAGAAATTAGGCAATATGAGGCAGAACTCAACCCATTTCGCGTAAAAACCTCCACTTCAACGAGCCCCTCGCCCGCTGAGCACCACCGGGACGGTCCGGGCCAGGATCCGGAAATCGAGCGCGAGGCTCCAGCCGTCGATGTATTCGAGGTCGAGGCGCACCCATTCGGCGAAGTCTTCGAGGTCGGCCCGGCCCGAGACCTGCCAGAGGCCGGTGAGCCCGGGGAGCACGCTGTAGCGGCGGTGGTCGCGCGGCAAAGGCATAGCCGACGTCTCGGCCAAGGGGAGTGGGCGCGGGCCCACGAGGCTCATGTGGCCCTGCAGCACGTTCCAGAGCTGCGGCAGCTCGTCGATACTGAAGCGGCGCAGCCAGCGGCCTACGGGGGTGATGCGGGCGTCGCGGCGGCTCTTGTAGACGGGTCCGCGCAGCTCGTTGGGCATTTCGCCGCGCCGGCTCTCCGCATCCACATACATGGTGCGGAACTTCCAGATCGCGAAGGCCCGCCCGCGCCAGCCCGTGCGCATCTGTTTATAGAGCAC harbors:
- the infC gene encoding translation initiation factor IF-3, whose amino-acid sequence is MANFPGSKGRGRGRGRSEPPVRKNERIRAREVRLIGPDGKQIGVVTRDEALEAAKAVGLDLVEISPNARPPVCRVLDFGKYMYELSKRQKENKAKASSSSKIKEVKFRVRIDEHDYMTKLRRAEHFLYKGSKLKLSLMFRGREMEHTELGFEIVRRAVKDLEHVGQPDQAPRQSGRHINMVMSPLPTNKRRLLLGREDEEHDEEDDYDDEDEDNLDENENNQ